GATGAGTCGCTCGGTATTTTTATTGGCTGATTTTCCTTGTAGGTAAATTTTAGTTTTTTGTTGCGGTAGGCTGGTTCCATCATCTTGATTTTAGATTTTAGATTTTAGATTTTAGATTGGGGAAGGATTAAGGGTGAAGGGTGAAGGATGAAGGATGAAGGATAAAAATTAATTGTATTTATCTCCCCATTTCCCCATCCCCCCATCTCCCTATCCCCCATGTCCCCATTCCCGGTCTATCCATAGCCCAGACTGATTGTACCGGGCTGGAGAGAAATTTCTAAAGGTGGTTCTGACCCTTTGGGTAAGAGACGGACTCGCAAATCTCCGTTGGCTGATACACCGACTACGGTTGCCGGATTTCCTTCTATTTCTACTTTCTGTCCGATGTTGATCAGCAGGTTTTGGTAGGACGGCAAAAGATTATTGATGCCGTGTTGTTGCCAGTACTGGTATCCAGAGGCTAATCCCTGGAGAATAACAGCAGCTAACATTTCTAATGAAAGTAAGGGACTGGGGTTATTGAGAAGAAAGGTTTGCAGATTAATGCCGTTTTCTGGAACTGGGTTATTTAAGTTGATGCCGACACCCACGACGGCTTTGGTAATACACCCTTGTTTTACCCTGGTTTCTGTTAAAATTCCGCCCAATTTGCGCTCTGAAAGTACGATGTCATTGGGCCATTTCAACCAAACTGGGAGGTCGTACTCGCGCAGGATGGTGCCGATGCCCCATGCTCCGCAGATGGTTAGCTGGGGGGCGTGTTCGGCGGGTAGATGGGGCGCAAGCGCCAGTGATAAGTATAAACCACCGGGCGGGGAATGCCATTGGCGTCCCCATTGTCCGCGTCCGGTTTTTTGCTCGATCGCGATCGCAACTGTGCCGGAGGTTGCCCCTTGGTCTAGTAATTCCCACAGCTTTTGGTTGGTGGAGGGGAGGGTTTCAAACAGATGAAGAGAAAATGCTAGTTGTTTGTTCTCTCCATTGGAATTATTTGATTTTTGTTTGGCAGTGGCTTGGCATCGGAGTGATTCCAGGGCTGCGGCAAACAGTTGTCGATCGAATTCCACGGCGGGCTAAAAAATTCAGCACAATTGAGGGTTAGGTTACCATAGAACGGCAGTTGTTTTACTTTTTTAATCGTGATTTCCCCTCAGACGACAGAACTTGGGTTTGGCGAATCGAGCAATCACCTGTGGAAGTGGCAAAGTTGGGAAGGTTTGCCTTATTTTACTTGTAGCCTTTTGGAAGCTTGGCCTCACGGTTTTTTTTCTCAACAGTTTTCGCCTCGTTCTCCGGCTGAATTAGTTGGGGTGCTGCAAGGGGAGGCGGAAGTTTATCGAGTAAAACAGGTTCACGGCAATGCGGTTCTCTCTGCTGGAGAAATTGCTAGGGAGATGGCAAAGCCCGATATAGATAGCTTTCCAGAGGCGGATGGGATCGTTACCGAACAGGAAAAGCAGGCGGTTTGGGTTTGTACGGCTGATTGTACTCCGGTGTTAATCGGGGATGAGAAGACGGGACGGGTGGCGGCGATTCATGCGGGGTGGCGGGGTACGGCTCAGAAGATCGTGCCAGTTGCGATCGAGCGTTTGCTCTTGAGGGGTAGCCGATTAGAAGATTTGCGGGTTGCAATGGGGCCTGCGATCGCTGGGGCGGTTTACCAAGTTTCGCTTGATGTGGCGACTGAAGTTGGTGCAAGCATTTTACCACCAAAAGAGAAACAGGAAGAAATTTTATTAGCTTTGCAAGAATTACCGAATTCACCGATCTTGCCAGATCCGGAAGCGGGAAAAGTGCGGTTGGACGTGCGAAAAGTGAATGAGTTGCAGTTAGCACAGATGGGGATAAGTTCGGAACAAATTGCGATTTCTCCCCATTGTACTTATCAGCAATCAGAGTATTTCTTTTCTTATCGAAGAGATGGTTTGAAAAAGGTGCAGTGGTCGGGAATTGTCAGTCAGTGATTTTGTAGGGACAAGGGCATTTGCTATTTTTGGGAGAGGTAGAAATTACTCCCAACTCTCCCAACTAATGCCAATGTCTACCGCTTCGACTCGGTAGCAGTCAAAGAAGCAAAATTTGAGATTGATGGGGTGTTTCTGCCACTAGATACCGATAATGCGGGTATCATTTTGCGACAATTACGGTCTACAAGTTTACAAATTTAGGTCGGCGGGAGGTGGAAGCAATGCTAGGACTGCAATTAGAAGAAACTAGAGTATATCGGGAAGCTAAACAAGAAGGACGGCAAGAAGGACGACAAGAAGAAGTTGCCAATTTGGTTATTCGTCTTTTGTTGCGCCGCTTGGGAGAGTTATCTGATGATAAGAGAAAGCGCATTTCCAACTTACCGCTATCTGTGCTGGAAGATTTAAGTGAGGAGTTATTAGATTTCAATAGTCTGGATGATTTATCTGCTTGGTTAGAGGTAAATTAAAATGTTGGTGAAAGTTATAAATCTGAATTTTTTATTCTTGATGATTCGCTCGAAAGGAGATTACCTACGGCACGCTGCGCGATCGCATCTTTTTCATCTATAGGAATGAATATTACATTGGTACTGATAACCAGATTTTGTAAGCTATTTAGCATAGCAATTACGGAAGATCCGTAAATCGAGATTTCTACCCTTCTTCACTTTGAGGAGGGTTTTTTATTTCACAGGAGTATGAAATGGGTGTATAAATTTTTATACTTTATCGACAATTAAACTTACGGAATGCAACAATGCACAATAGAGCTAACAGCGATCGAGCGGCAGACTGGTGCGCGTCAATTCAGAATGATGAATTGTAGCGCCCAGACAAAAAAGTGCATCTCATTATACCGTTTTATGCTGATACTCCACAATAGTAGTTAACTTAGCTTGTGATTATGTTATCTATAGCCGGATACCAAACAGTCAGCCAAATCTACGAAAGCGGTAATTCTGTAGTTTATCGGGCTATTCGTTCTGCTGATGGACAAATTGCGATCGTCAAATTACTCAAATCAGATTATCCTAACCCAACTGAACTTACTCATTATAAACAGGAATACCAAATTATTCGCCGTCTCAACTTAGCCGGGGTAGTTAAAGCCTACAGTTTAGAAAGCTATCAGCATAGTTTAGCGCTTATCTTAGAAGACTTTGGCGGACAATCTTTAAAAATATTAAGCCAACAACAAAAATTTACTCTTAAAGAATTTCTGAACTTAGCTATTCAAATCACTGATATTTTAGGCAACATTCACGCTGCCAATATTATTCACAAAGATATTAATCCTGCTAATATTGTATTCAATCCTATCACGGGACAACTAAAAATTATCGACTTTGGAATTGCCACCCAACTCACGAAAGAAAACCCATCGCTCAAACATCCGAATATTCTGGAAGGAACATTAGCGTATATTTCTCCGGAACAAACAGGGAGAATGAATCGTAGCTTGGATTATCGCACGGATTTTTACTCTCTGGGAGTTACTTTTTATGAATTACTTACCAATACATTACCATTTCCAACTATAGATGCAATGGAATTAATCCATTGTCATATTGCTAAACAACCTATCTCACCTGTTCAAATTAATCCAGAAATACCCCTGTCAGTTTCTAAAATCATCATAAAACTGTTAGAAAAAAATCCAGAAGATAGATATCAAAGCGCTTGGGGCATCAAGGCTGATTTAGAAAAATGCTTAACTCAGTTAGAAGAATTTGGTAATATCTCAGAATTTATTTTAGCTAAACAGGATATCACTGACAAATTTCAAATTCCTCAAAAGCTTTATGGCAGAGAAAAAGAAGTAGAAATTCTCCTAGCTGCTTTTGAGCGAGTAGCAGGAGAAATTCAAAATTCAAAATTCAAAATTCAAAAAGGGAATGATGAGAATGTTCAATCTAAAATTGAAATGATGTTAGTAGCTGGTTATTCTGGGGTGGGGAAATCAGCTTTAGTGCAAGAAATATATAAACCAATTACTGAAAAGCGTGGTTACTTTATAGCTGGGAAATTCGACCAGTTTCAGCGAAATATTCCTTACAGTGCGATCGTTAGTGCTTTGCGAGGATTGGTAGGGCAATTGCTCACAGAAAGCGAAGCTGAATTAGCAGTATGGCGAGAAAAATTACTAGCGGCTTTTGGTACGAACGGACAAGTAATTATTGATGTGATACCGGAAGTAGAATTAATTGTTGGTTCTCAGCCATCGGTGTCAGAATTAGCACCCACGGAAGCACAAAATCGATTTAATTTAGTATTCCAAAAATTTATCCGGGCTTTTTGTGATAAAGAACATCCTTTAGTCATATTTTTAGATGATTTGCAATGGGCTGATTCTGCCTCGCTGAAATTAATTGAATTAATGATGACCGATACTGATAGCGAATATTTGTTGTTAATTGGCGCTTATCGGGATAATGAAGTGAATCCAACTCATTTGTTAATGATGATGTTGGAAAAATTGCGAAAACAAGGAGCAATTGTTAACCAAATTACTTTACAACATTTGAAGTTAGAACATATTAGTCAATTAATTGCCGATACTTTATATAGTGAGTCTTCAAAAGTTGTTAGTCTAGCAGAATTAGTTTTTGATAAGACTGGCGGAAATCCTTTCTTTGTCAATGAATTTTTAAAGGTTCTTTATGCGGAAAACTTATTAAATTTTGATATTAATAGTTTAATTTGGCAATGGGATATCGAACAAATTAAGTCGAAGGAAATCACGGATAATGTGGTAGAATTGATGATTGGTAAATTGAAAAAATTGCCCGATCGCACTCAGCAAGTTTTAATGAAAGCTGCTTGTGTAGGCGGTAATTTTGACTTAGACACTCTGGCGATTATATGTGAAGAATCCACTTATGCAGTTTTCGATGATTTGCAGGCGGCAATTAAATCTGGATTGATTTTAACTACTTCGGAATTGAACGAAGAACTGCTAATTAGTCATTATAAATTTTTACACGATCGCATTCAACAAGCTGCTTATTGTTTGATTCCCGAACAAGACAAGCAAGCAATCCATTTTAAAATCGGTCAACTGTTATTAAATAGCGTTCCCCCAAACAAGCAAGAAGATAATATTTTCGACATTATCAATCAACTAAATTTTGGTATTTCATTAATTACTGAAGAATCTCAAAGAAATGAACTAGCTTTCCTAAATTTAATAGCTGGTAAAAAAGCCAAGGCAGCCGCTGCTTATCAAGCGGCTTTAAATTACTTACAAATTGGCATCAGTTTGTTAGCAGGAAATAGTTGGTTGACTCAGTATGAAATTACCCTTAATTTGTATGAATCGGCAGTAGAGACAGCATTCTTGAGTTGTGATTTTGAAGAAACCGATCGATTAGCTCAAGTAGTACATCAACAAGGAAAAATTTTACTAGACAAACTCAAAGTATTTGAGTACCAAATTCTGGCTCGGATGGTACAAACCAAAATTAAAGAAGCCGTGCAAATGGGATTAGAGATTGTTTCCCAATTAGGAGTAAAGTTTCCTTCTCAAATCAATCAATTTGATATTGATAGTAAGTTGTTAGAAACTAAATCTAAACTAACTAGTAAGCGGATCGAAGATTTAGTTAATTTACCGGAAATGACTGACAAAGAAAAGTTAGCAGCAGTGCATATTCTGGCAACTATCTACTCGCCTTGTTTTCAAGCAGCGCCGCAACTATTACCTTTGATAATTTGCGAACTAGTTAATTTATCTATTGAATATGGAAACGCTCCTTTGTCTACTTTTGGTTATGCTCTTTACGGGTTAGTTTTATGTGGAGTAGTGCAGGACTTAGATACTGGTTATCAATTTGGTAAATTAGCTTTGAATTTACTATCTAAGTTTAAAGCGGAAAACCTAAAAGCAAAAGTATTTGAGATATTTGAAGTACATATAAGACATTGGAAAGAGCCTCTCAAATTAACCTTACAGCCTTTGCAGGTGGGATATCATAGCGGACTGGAAAATGGGGATTTAGAATTTGCTGGCTATTGCACGATGTTACTATGCCATCATTTATATTTTGTTGGCAATGAGCTAACAGAATCAGAACGAGAAATTGCTAACTATGGTAAGGCGATCGCTCAACTTAAGCAAAAAACTAATTTGAGCCATATTGAAATTTATCGGCAGGCAATACTTAATTTGCTGGGTCATTCCGTGAATACTTGTTATTTACAAGGTGAAGCGTATAACGGAGAAGAATTACTGGCAAAGCATATCCAAGTTAATGACCGATCGGGAACTCATTATATATATTTGCACAAACTAATTCTTTGTTATTTATTTGAAGATTACCGACAAGCAGTAGAAAATGCTAACCTAGCAGAGCAATATCTAGATGGCATTACAGCGATGGTAGCTGTTACCGTATTTCATTTTTACGATTCTTTGGCGCGATTAGCTTTATATCCTGATGTTTCACCTGATGAGCAACAAGTAATTCTTGAAAAAGTGGCAGCTAATCAAGTCAAAATGGAAAAATGGGCGCATCATTCGCCAAGTAATTCTCAGCATAAATTTGATTTAGTAGAAGCAGAAAGAGCGAGAATTTTAGGTAATAATTGGCTGGCGATGGATTTGTACGATCGCGCTATTGCAGGAGCCGAAGCAAACGAGTATATCCAAGAAGAAGCGATCGCCAACGAACTAGCGGCTAAATTTTACCTGCAAACGGGAAAACGGAAAATTGCACAAGTATATACGATCGATGCTCACTATTGTTATAAACGCTGGGGAGCCAAGGCAAAAGTCGCGCATTTAGAAAAAAATTACGGTCAATTATTAACTGGTATTAAAACAACAATCCCCATTACAGAAATAGGTAAAGTAACTACTTACACTTCCACCGATGGTAATTCTGGAGAAAGTTTAGATTTGGCGACAGTAATTAAATCTTCTCAAGCTATATCTGGTGAAATTTTGCTAGATAAGCTATTAGAAAAATTGATGAAAATTTTGATTGAAAATGCGGGAGCAGAATTTGGCCATCTAATTTTACCCAATAAAGATAAGCTTTTCATAGAAGCCTCTGGATCGGTAAATTCCGATTGCATCCCGGTTTTACAATCAATTCCCATCGAAAATAATTTACCCGTATCAATTGTTAACTACGTAGTCCGCACCAAAGAAAACATAGTTTTAAATGATGCTGTTCGTAAGGGAAAATTCACCAGCGATCCTTATATTCAAAACCATCGTTCTAAGTCAATTTTGTGCGTACCTTTACTCAACCAAGGTAAACTGATTGCCATTGTTTATTTAGAAAATAATTTAACAGCTAAAGCTTTTACTGCTGATAGGTTAGAAACTCTCAAACTTTTATCTACTCAAGCAGCAATCTCTATTAACAATGCCAAACTTTATGCAGAAGTCAGAGAAAATGAGAATAGGCTGACTCAATTAATAGAAGCCGTCCCAGTTGGGTTATTTGTGACAGATAGTAATGGAAAACCTTATTATGTAAACTCTCGCGCTCAACAGTTACTTGGTAAAGGAATAGTAAACAATATATCTGTCGAGCAATTGAGAGAAGTTTATCAAATTTACCAAGCCGGAAGCGAACAATTTTATCCTCCCGAACGAGAACCTTTATTGCTTGCTTTAAAAGGTGAAACTATCAACGTTGATGATGTAGAAATAAAACAACCAGAGCGAGCTATTCCGATCGAAGTTTGGGCTAAACCAATTTATGATGAAATCGGAAATATCGCTTATGCGATCGTAGCTTTTACAGATATCACGGAACGCAAACAAGCACAGCAATTATTAGACGAATATAACCGTAATTTAGAACAGCAAGTGCAACAACGCACTCAAGAACTTTCGCTCGCACTCGAACACCTGAAAGCTACCCAACAAGAATTAATTCAGTCAGAAAAAATGGTGGCGTTAGGACAATTAATAGCCGGGATTGCCCATGAAATTAATACGCCTTTGGGTGCGATTCGCGCCTCGGCAGATAATAGTGCTAAAGCATTAGCAGAATCTCTTAATCAACTACCTCAAATCTATCAACAAATACCAGCAGAACAACAAGCAGAATTCTTTAAGTTAATTCACGCTGCCCTAGATAGTAAAAGTCAAATTACTACCCGTGAAAGACGCCAATTTAAGCGCACCTTAACCAATCAGTTGGAACATCATGGCATCGAGAATGCAAGAAGAATAGCCGACACTCTCACTGATATGGGTATTTATGAAGAGATTGAACCATTTTTACCATTAATTAAATCTCCAGAAGCAGATATACTTTTGCAATTAGCTTATAACTTGGTGCAACTGCAAAGTAATAGTAAAAACATATTGATGGCAGTTGAACGAGCCGCTAAAATTGTGTTTGCTCTTAAAAGTTATGCCAGGTATGACCATAGCGGTAATAAGCAACTAACTAATATTACAGATGGTATAGAGACAGTGTTGGAATTGTATCGCAATCAATTAAAACGGGGGGTAGAAGTAGTACGAAAATACGAACAAATATCACTGATTTTGTGCTATCCAGATGAATTGATGCAGGTGTGGACGAATTTGATTCATAATGCCATTCAAGCGATGAATTATCAAGGCGTGTTAAAGATTGAAATGTTCCAACAACCTGAAAAAATTGTGGTAAAAATTACCGATTCGGGGTGTGGTATTCCCGAAGAAATTAAAGAACGAATTTTTGAACCTTTCTTTACGACAAAACCACCAGGAGAGGGAAGCGGTTTAGGGTTGGATATTGTGAAGAAGATAATTGACAAACATGGGGGAGAAATCCAAGTAGATTCGGTTACTGGTAAAACTACTTTTAGCGTTTTTCTGCCAATTTATTAAACAATTAATTGATTGCTTATAATGAGAAAACGTCTTAATTTCCGTCAATGGTTGATGACCAAACAGCAAATTTTATTCATATTTTCATTACTATTTTTGCTGAGTTTGTGCTTTAGTTTAGTTTTAGGTTGCTGGTCATCAGAGCGAGTAAATAATTCTAATAATCAACTGAAAATTGCAGATATAACCGCGACAAAAGTGGTGCGGATTGGTCATCAACCTCACGGCACAATGCTATATTTAAAAGTTAGAGGTAATTTAGAAAAGCGCCTTTCCCCATTAGGTATTTCCGTGGAATGGACGCAATTTACCGCAGGCCCACCTATATTGGCTGCGATGGGAGAAGGAAAAATAGATATAGGTTATGGGGGGGTAGTGCCGCCAATTTTTGCACAAGCTAATGGCGTGCCTTTTGTTTATGTTGCGAATGATTCGCCTTCTCCGGAAAGCGTGGGTATTTTAGTTCGTGAAGATTCTCCGATTCGGACACTTGCTGACTTAAAAGGTAAAAAAATAACGGCTACTAAATCATCTGTAGCTCACTATATGTTAATTCAGGCTTTAATTAAAGCAGGTCTTACTCTCAAAGATGTGAGTTTTATAGATTTACCTCCACCAGAAGGACAGGTTGCATTTAAGCAAGGAAAAGTAGATGCTTGGATTGGGTGGCATCCTTTTTTAGCAGAATTACAGGAGAGTATGCCAGTTCGTGTATTGGCTGATGGTGAAGGTTTAACGAGCAATAGAAATTTTTATTTTGCTACGCGCGATTTTGCTAATAACCATGCCAATACTATCAAAATAATTATAGAAGAATCGCAGAATGTCGGTACTTGGGTGACCGAGCATCCGCAAGAAAGTGCAAAAATTTTAACTAATAGTATGAAGCTGAATTTAACAACGGCTTTTACTTTAACAAAAAACCGCCTCTATGAAGCACAGCCGATTCAAGATCGAGCGGTGGAAGAACAACAACGTGTTGCCGAAACTTTTTACCGATTGGGATTGTTGCCAAAGCGAATTTGGGTAGAAGATATCGTTTGGAAACGGGCGTTAGGTAAATGGGGTTCATTCCAATGAAGCAAACTAAGATAGGGAGTGGTAAACCGAAGAGTTGGTCAATTGCTAATCAACTTAGTTACGGTTTAGTTTTGATGGTGGTTGTCAGCGTAATGTTGACAGGCAGTACTTTAACTTATCTAAGTTTTCAAGAACAAATAAAGCAAACAAGGGAACTTCAGAAACAACGATCGCAAGTGGCGGCTAATAGAATTAGTGCTTATCTTGATAATTTACAACGCCAACTAAATTATTTGTCTGAATTAAAGGGATTAACGGATTTTTCTTCGTCAACTCAGCGCAGTATTTTAGAAGGATTGGTAAATAGTAATAGTGCTTATGAAATTGTGGGAATAGTTAACGATAAAAGTCAAATTACTCAAGTTATGTCTCCCTACGAACCCGTATCTCCTTCTAACTTTTCTTTGGGAGAAATATCCACGGGTATAATCCAGTTTTTACAGACATTTAGAAACGGGCAAAATTATGTAAGTAGTGTGGAATTTGATGGTAAAAATAAGTTAATGTTTGCGGCTTTGGCTGTACCAATCCGCAATCAAAAAAATCAGATCGATGGCGTTCTTTTTGCCAAAATCAATCTGGATTTTCTAGCTCATATTATTAACAGTACCGAAGTTGGTAAAACTGGTTATAGTTATGTTATAGACGATCGCTTAGTGCTAATAGGTAAAAAAGATATTAGTTCTAATAATTTTGGTTTAGCGGAACTCAAAAATCGTTCTTATATTAAAGATTTAGTTAAGTCAGCGCTCTCTCCAGAAAGCCAAGCGGTAATTACTTATCAAGGATTGAATGGGAAAGAAGTTATAGGAACTGCTACTTTAGTACGTCGGGTGCAGTGGATGGTAGTAGTAGAACTTCCTACATCGGAAGTTTACGCACCCGTCCGATCGATGATGGTGGTAATGGGTGGGGCGACTGTAATTAGCACTGCGATCGCAATTTTTTTAGGGATTATTTTTTCCAAAAGAATTACTTCTCCCCTCCAATCGCTTACAGAAGCGGCATTTAGAATAAGTCGCAAAGAATTAAACAGTCGAGTTAATATTACTTCTACCAATGAATTAGGGGAATTAGCTAACTCTTTTAATCTGATGGCAGAGCAATTACAAGCTTCGTTTCAAGAATTAAAAAATAGGCAGCAACAACTCGCCCAATTTTTGGAAGCTATCCCGATCGGTGTGTTTATTACCGATGCTCAAGGTAAACCATTTTATATAAATTCTCGGACTCAAGAATTACTTGGTAAAGGAATAGTTGAAGAAGTTAAAGTCGAACAATTAAGAGATATTTATCAAGCCTATTTAGCAGGAAGCGATCGACTATATCCCAGCGAACGCAATCCAGTAATTCTGGCTTTGCAAGGAAAAAGCGTTAATATTGACGATATGGAAATTCGCCAATCAAATAAAGTCATTCCCATTGAAGTGTGGGGAACGCCAATTTATGACGCACAGGGCAATATTGCTTATGCGATCGCAGCCTTTGCAGACATTACCGAACGCAAACAAGCACAGCAATTATTAGCCGAATATAACCGCACCTTAGAAAGACAAGTGCAACAGAGAACTCAAGAACTTTCCCAAGCATTAGAACATTTGAAAACTACTCAAGAAGAGTTAATTCAATCGGAAAAAATGGCGGCGTTAGGACAATTAATTGCCGGAATTGCTCACGAAGTTAATACCCCATTAGGTGCAATTCGCGCCTCGGCAGATAATAGCGCCAAAGCATTAACAGAATCTCTGCGCCAATTACCGCAAATCTATCAACAATTATCTCCAGAAGAATTAGCTAGTTTCTTTCAATTAATTAAAATAGGGACTGATAACAAAGATGAATTAAGTACTCGCGATAAAAGGCAACTTAAAAGAAGTTTAACCAAACAATTAGAAGAGAATGACATTGAAAACGCTAGAAGAATAGCTGACACATTAACTGACATCGGTATTGGCGAACAAATCGAACATTTTTTACCATTAATGCAATCGAAACAAGCAGATTTAGTTTTGCAATTAGCTTATAATCTCGTGCAACTGCAAAATAATAGTAAAAACATTTTAACTTCTGTCGAACGAGCCGCCAAAATTGTATTTGCTCTCAAAAATTATGCCCGTTATGACAATACGGGAGTTAAGCAGCTTGCCGATATTACTAACAGTATCGAAACCGTATTAGAACTGTATCGAAATCAGTTAAAGCGAGGAGTGGAAGTAGAGCGAAAATATCAACAAATAGCACCGATTCTATGTTATCCAGATGAATTGATGCAAGTGTGGACGAATTTGATTTATAATGCCATTCAAGCGATGAATTACAAAGGAACATTAATAGTTAGTGCTTTTGCTAACTCTGATGGGATTGCAGTACAATTTACAGACTCAGGATGTGGTATTCCACCAGAAAATAAAGACAGAATTTTTGAACCTTTCTTTACCACTAAGCCACCGGGAGAGGGCAGCGGTTTAGGACTAGATATTGTCAAGAAAATAGTTAACAAACATGAAGGGCGAATTGAGGTAGACAGCGTACCGGGGCGTACTACTTTCACCGTTTGGTTACCTGCTAACTTGACTTGACAGAGTTGTTGCACAAAACTAGAAGTAGTATAGGCAAATCGCCTAACAATTTCCTTGACTAAATAAAAATTCATAATTGTTCATTACGCAAAACAGGTTAATCATGTCAAATACAGCTATTTTATGTGTCGATGATGAAAAAGTGATTTTAGAAAGTCTTAAAGAGCAGTTAAAAAGGAAATTTGGCAATCAATACTTATATGAGACTGCTGAAAGTGCTGAGGAAGCTTGGGAAATTATTGAGGAATTACATGATGAGGATATCAAAGTTTTAGTGATTGTTTCTGATTGGTTGATGCCGGAAATTAAAGGGGATGAATTTTTGATTAAAGTTCATCACAAATTTCCGCAAATCGTGACCGTGATGCTGACAGGTCAGGCCGATGAAGATGCCGTCGAACGAGCCAAAAGAGAAGCTAATTTGTATTGTTGCTTGCGAAAGCCTTGGTCAGAAGATGAATTGGCTAAAATAATTACTTCTTCGTTGGCATAAGTTTATGAATGAACTCGCAATTTTATGCGTTGATGATGAACCTGTCATTTTAAATAGTCTGACTCAACAGCTTAAGCGTAATTTGGGTAATGACTATGAAATTGAAGCTGCTCAAAGCGGGCTAGAAGCTTTAGAAATTATTGAAGAAGTCCTATCAGATGGTATGGAAATTGCTTTAATAATTTCCGACCAAATTATGCCAGGAATGAAAGGGGACGAATTGCTGATTGCCATTCATAATCGTTATCCTCAAATATTAAAAATTATGTTGACGGGACAAGCCGATGCCCAAGCAGTTGGCAATGCAGTTAATGCGGCTAATTTATATCGTTATATCACCAAGCCTTGGCATGAAACTGATTTGATTTTAACCGTCAAAGAGGCTTTGCAGAGTTACAGTCAAAAGCAGCAATTGGCAGAACAAAATAAAGCTTTAAAGCAACTTAATTACCAACTAGAAAAATTAAATATCTCGTTGGAACAGAAAGTGGCTGAAAGGACTTTAGAATTGCAAAAAGCTAAAGAAACCGCTGAAATTGCTAA
Above is a genomic segment from Leptolyngbyaceae cyanobacterium containing:
- a CDS encoding ATP-binding protein yields the protein MKQTKIGSGKPKSWSIANQLSYGLVLMVVVSVMLTGSTLTYLSFQEQIKQTRELQKQRSQVAANRISAYLDNLQRQLNYLSELKGLTDFSSSTQRSILEGLVNSNSAYEIVGIVNDKSQITQVMSPYEPVSPSNFSLGEISTGIIQFLQTFRNGQNYVSSVEFDGKNKLMFAALAVPIRNQKNQIDGVLFAKINLDFLAHIINSTEVGKTGYSYVIDDRLVLIGKKDISSNNFGLAELKNRSYIKDLVKSALSPESQAVITYQGLNGKEVIGTATLVRRVQWMVVVELPTSEVYAPVRSMMVVMGGATVISTAIAIFLGIIFSKRITSPLQSLTEAAFRISRKELNSRVNITSTNELGELANSFNLMAEQLQASFQELKNRQQQLAQFLEAIPIGVFITDAQGKPFYINSRTQELLGKGIVEEVKVEQLRDIYQAYLAGSDRLYPSERNPVILALQGKSVNIDDMEIRQSNKVIPIEVWGTPIYDAQGNIAYAIAAFADITERKQAQQLLAEYNRTLERQVQQRTQELSQALEHLKTTQEELIQSEKMAALGQLIAGIAHEVNTPLGAIRASADNSAKALTESLRQLPQIYQQLSPEELASFFQLIKIGTDNKDELSTRDKRQLKRSLTKQLEENDIENARRIADTLTDIGIGEQIEHFLPLMQSKQADLVLQLAYNLVQLQNNSKNILTSVERAAKIVFALKNYARYDNTGVKQLADITNSIETVLELYRNQLKRGVEVERKYQQIAPILCYPDELMQVWTNLIYNAIQAMNYKGTLIVSAFANSDGIAVQFTDSGCGIPPENKDRIFEPFFTTKPPGEGSGLGLDIVKKIVNKHEGRIEVDSVPGRTTFTVWLPANLT
- a CDS encoding response regulator, with translation MSNTAILCVDDEKVILESLKEQLKRKFGNQYLYETAESAEEAWEIIEELHDEDIKVLVIVSDWLMPEIKGDEFLIKVHHKFPQIVTVMLTGQADEDAVERAKREANLYCCLRKPWSEDELAKIITSSLA